A region of Leishmania mexicana MHOM/GT/2001/U1103 complete genome, chromosome 8 DNA encodes the following proteins:
- a CDS encoding putative paraflagellar rod protein 1D: protein MMTPEDATGLEAARKQKIHNLKLKTACLENEELVQELHISDWSETQRQKLRGAHEKGEELLASVEVGTKWNLMEAYDLAKLMRVCGLEMSQRELYRPEDKPQFMDIIGVKKVLQDLRQNRNKTRVVSFTQLIDNSIAKMEKVEEELRRSQLDATQLAQVPTRTVKMMEDIMNATQIQNALASTDDQMQTQLAQLEKTNEIQNVAMHDGEMQIAEEQMWTKVQLQERLIELLKDKFGLIGKCEEENAQFKEIYEVQKQANHETSQMKDAKRRLRQRCETDLKHIQDAIQKADLEDAEAVKRYAGNKERSERAVKENEEMQEEAWNKIQDLERQLQNLGTDRFDEVKRRIEEVDREEKRRVENAQFLEVAAQHKKLLELTVYNCDLAMRCTGLVEELVSEGCAGVKARYDKTNQDLAALRLEVHKEHLEYFRMLYLTLGSLIYKKEKRLEEVDRNIRLAHIQLEFCVETFDPNAKKHADMKKELYKMRQGVEEELAMLKEKQAAALDDFKESEEALDAAGIEFSHPVDENNEEVLTRRSKMVEYKSHLTKQEEVRIAAEREEIKRARLLRSGGASAAAQITSGSMNADYAASTQLEG from the coding sequence ATGATGACCCCTGAAGATGCGACCGGGCTGGAGGCTGCGCGCAAGCAGAAGATCCACAACCTGAAGCTGAAGACGGCGTGTCTGGAGAATGAGGAGCttgtgcaggagctgcacaTCTCTGACTGGTcggagacgcagcggcagaagctgcgcggcgcgcatgagaagggcgaggagctgcttgCGTCGGTGGAGGTTGGGACGAAGTGGAACCTGATGGAGGCGTACGACCTGGCGAAGctgatgcgcgtgtgcgggctGGAGATGAGCCAGCGCGAGCTGTACCGCCCGGAGGACAAGCCGCAGTTCATGGACATCATTGGCGTGAAGAAGGTGCTACAGGACCTGCGGCAGAACCGGAACAAGACGCGCGTTGTGAGCTTCACGCAGCTGATCGACAACAGCATCGCGAAGATggagaaggtggaggaggagctgcggcggtcGCAGCTGGACGCGACGCAGCTTGCGCAGGTGCCGACGCGGACGGTGAAGATGATGGAGGACATCATGAACGCGACACAGATCCAGAACGCGCTTGCGTCGACGGACGACCAGATGCAGACGCAGCttgcgcagctggagaagacgAACGAGATCCAGAATGTTGCGATGCACGACGGCGAGATGCAGATTGCGGAGGAGCAGATGTGGACgaaggtgcagctgcaggagcgacTGAtcgagctgctgaaggacaAGTTTGGGCTGATCGGGaagtgcgaggaggagaacgcgCAGTTCAAGGAGATCTACGAGGTGCAGAAGCAGGCGAACCATGAGACGAGCCAGATGAAGGACGCGAAGCGGCGGctgaggcagcggtgcgagaCGGACCTGAAGCACATCCAGGACGCGATCCAGAAGGCGGACCTggaggacgcggaggcggtgaagcggTACGCTGGGAACAAGGAGCGCAGCGAGCGCGCTGTCAAGGAGAACGAGGagatgcaggaggaggcgtggaACAAGATCCAGGAcctggagcggcagctgcagaaccTTGGGACGGACCGTTTCGACGAGGTGAAGCGGCGGATCGAGGAGGTGGACCGCGAGGAAAAGCGGCGCGTGGAGAACGCGCAGTTTCTGGAggtcgccgcgcagcacaagaagctgctggagctgacGGTGTACAACTGTGACCTCGCGATGCGGTGCACTGGGcttgtggaggagctggtgtCGGAGGGGTGCGCGGGCGTGAAGGCGCGGTACGACAAGACGAACCAGGACcttgccgcgctgcggctggaggTGCACAAGGAGCACCTGGAGTACTTCCGTATGCTGTACCTGACGCTGGGGTCACTGATCTAcaagaaggagaagcggctggAGGAGGTCGACCGGAACATCCGCCTTGCGCACATCCAGCTGGAGTTCTGCGTGGAGACGTTCGACCCGAACGCGAAGAAGCACGCGGACATGAAGAAGGAGCTGTACAAGATGCGGcagggcgtggaggaggagcttgCGATGCTGAAGGAGAAGCAGGCTGCCGCGCTGGACGACTTCAAGGAGTCGGAAGAGGCGCTGGACGCCGCGGGCATCGAGTTCAGCCACCCGGTGGACGAGAACAACGAGGAGGTgctgacgcggcgcagcaagaTGGTGGAGTACAAGTCGCACCTGAcgaagcaggaggaggtgaggatcgctgcggagcgcgaggagatcaagcgcgcgcgcctgctgcgcagcggtggcgcgagtgctgcggcgcagatCACCAGCGGCTCCATGAACGCCGACTACGCGGCGAGCACGCAGCTGGAGGGTTAG
- a CDS encoding putative histone H2A, translated as MATPRSAKKASRKSGSKSAKCGLIFPVGRVGGMMRRGQYARRVGASGAVYMTAVLEYLTAELLELSVKAAAQSGKKRCRLIPRTVMLAARHDDDISSLLKNVTLSHSGVVPSVSKAMSKKKGGKKLKATPSA; from the coding sequence ATGGCTACTCCTCGCAGCGCCAAGAAGGCCTCCCGCAAGAGCGGCTCCAAGTCCGCGAAGTGCGGCCTGATCTTCCCGGTGGGCCGCGTCGGCGGGATGATGCGCCGCGGCCAGTACGCTCGTCGTGTCGGTGCCTCTGGCGCCGTGTACATGACGGCTGTGCTGGAGTACCTGaccgcggagctgctggagctgtcCGTGAAGGCGGCCGCGCAGAGCGGGAagaagcggtgccgcctgATCCCGCGCACCGTGATGCTGGCTGCgcgccacgacgacgacatcaGCTCGCTTCTGAAGAACGTGACCCTGTCTCACAGCGGCGTTGTGCCAAGCGTCAGCAAGGCGATGTCGAAGAAGAAGGGTGGCAAGAAGCTCAAGGCGACGCCGAGCGCGTAA
- a CDS encoding putative histone H2A, producing the protein MATPRSAKKASRKSGSKSAKCGLIFPVGRVGGMMRRGQYARRVGASGAVYMTAVLEYLTAELLELSVKAAAQSGKKRCRLIPRTVMLAARHDDDISSLLKNVTLSHSGVVPSVSKAMSKKKGGKKLKATPSA; encoded by the coding sequence ATGGCTACTCCTCGCAGCGCCAAGAAGGCCTCCCGCAAGAGCGGCTCCAAGTCCGCGAAGTGCGGCCTGATCTTCCCGGTGGGCCGCGTCGGCGGGATGATGCGCCGCGGCCAGTACGCTCGTCGTGTCGGTGCCTCTGGCGCCGTGTACATGACGGCTGTGCTGGAGTACCTGaccgcggagctgctggagctgtcCGTGAAGGCGGCCGCGCAGAGCGGGAagaagcggtgccgcctgATCCCGCGCACCGTGATGCTGGCTGCgcgccacgacgacgacatcaGCTCGCTTCTGAAGAACGTGACCCTGTCTCACAGCGGCGTTGTGCCAAGCGTCAGCAAGGCGATGTCGAAGAAGAAGGGTGGCAAGAAGCTCAAGGCGACGCCGAGCGCTTAG
- a CDS encoding MutS-like protein — MQRAADGVFENAYERGAVHGRMQLSSNSDGESDDEGEDVDLDTSVKPPPAEVTALCWCAASVGVARFLCAECRIEVFEVPVCMVAGEIVRRRRGGPETPATAVQSHAGGAHLISHSTHGNATGSRGDVRIVTHEDIPPSLLWLVRYLQVYQPQVLLPHTGSDALGDLIALVAEQTPVEVIRLSAATAFCGREALPRLAAMYPAQEHELAVRFHADRTAMMCSMAALLQFVAAVQSNVADVVERDVLHALYLDDACAEALQITRTERHPSSGQGRGRAKEGHSLRGLLSAAQSSVGRAMLRQWIALPCCDAAEIETRQSVVAFFVNPLHHDIAARLRAALHRVYSTTYVFTLMRSGRALHKHYVSLYQTMRGIITVQELLATVAHEVSRLYVLLQSIRVEPLQAMAASLDAAVVGVAGRRRGGSAGGGAADTRQDRQPHYPALPTTAALLSFDCGVSNAVCIRDGVDTVLDELRVRFRELRLSLHAKAASAFAELPWTLRARLSLRCVYTVPHGYLLCVPAAELEALLPVKDAADEDDMGGDDRDGDAGEPASWRSDDADNETVGPLSSDAAPRPPRVGATLPSFSPAERVRSVMADSFGWRLHHATEAGECCFKSAAMEELDTWVGDLQRRVQQREEQVRRELDTSLLYNSLHLLRPTRALGELDCLLSFARVSAQEGWCRPDIVAPGAGFTAPHGKTGEEVDEGILEIEDGWHPLLSRHVGMQQLVPFSLHLRTSTDRVCLVLGVNGSGKSVLMGAVAQIVFLAHLGCHVPAVTARLSLVNSIFAPSSSVFASSSSVPPPSAWLAADVAAAAPGSFYGECVALHRVLHFVAGQQRARQAFHGNAFDGSHMAGRALVLLDEFGRGTSPEDGCALLKATLRYFADGGVGCGGRQHVSSSAPLVLCATHLVEMLDLPGQRAAPGLPTLSDTFDCGAAAVVAHSGQGTVAERTDAAAAGVPAPSEPSAHENQRRPDPLTHTADIPLPLEWVKIYEMETHATYAADQDGLTVTESLRAGNDKPIPLLVAGDSGAPLPLDVTPTYQPVCLTPHPGPRRQQDWEQHCSIHLGAGPAIGRQCGLDEELLSCWEETLRVLHRLP, encoded by the coding sequence ATGCAACGCGCTGCTGATGGCGTTTTCGAGAACGCATATGAGCGCGGCGCAGTGCACGGCCGTATGCAGCTCTCCAGCAACTCTGATGGCGAAAGTGACGACGAGGGCGAAGACGTGGACCTCGACACATCCGTCAAACCGCCTCCGGCAGAGGTGACGGCGCTATGCTGGTGCGCTGCCAGTGTCGGTGTCGCTCGCTTCTTGTGTGCTGAGTGTCGCATCGAGGTCTTCGAGGTGCCAGTGTGCATGGTGGCGGGTGAGATCGTGCGACGCAGACGCGGCGGACCCGAAACGCCAGCGACCGCGGTCCAGTCACACGCCGGCGGTGCACATCTTATATCACATAGCACGCACGGAAACGCcaccggcagccgcggcgacgtCCGTATTGTTACTCACGAAGACATACCGCCGAGCTTGTTGTGGCTGGTGCGTTATCTGCAGGTGTATCAGCCCCAGGTCCTGCTTCCGCACACCGGTAGCGATGCGCTGGGCGACTTAATCGCGCTGGTGGCGGAACAGACGCCAGTGGAAGTGATCCGGTTaagcgccgcgacggcgttTTGTGGACGCGAAGCGCTCCCTCGCTTGGCGGCCATGTACCCCGCACAGGAGCATGAGTTGGCCGTGCGGTTTCATGCAGACAGGACGGCAATGATGTGCtccatggcggcgctgcttcagTTTGTCGCTGCGGTTCAGTCTAACGTGGCCGATGTCGTTGAGCGCGATGTGTTGCATGCGCTCTACCTCGACGATGCCTGTGCCGAGGCTCTGCAGATCACTCGCACAGAACGCCATCCAAGCAGTGGACAAGGCCGCGGACGCGCAAAGGAAGGTCACTCGCTGCGGGGGCTGCTGAGTGCGGCGCAGAGTTCTGTGGGGAGAGCGATGTTGCGACAGTGGATTGCCCTTccctgctgcgacgctgctgaGATTGAGACACGCCAGTCCGTTGTCGCCTTCTTTGTCAACCCCCTGCATCACGACATTGCCGCCCGACTGCGCGCCGCACTGCACAGGGTGTATTCAACAACTTATGTCTTCACGCTGATGCGGTCAGGTCGGGCGCTGCACAAGCACTACGTGTCACTATACCAAACAATGCGAGGAATCATTACTGTGCAGGAGCTGTTGGCCACCGTCGCCCATGAGGTGAGTCGACTTTATGTGTTGCTGCAGAGCATCCGTGtggagccgctgcaggcCATGGCCGCCTCCCTCGATGCAGCGGTGGTCGGGGTTGCAGGACGCCGTCGCGGTGGcagtgctggtggtggtgcagcagatACAAGACAGGATCGGCAGCCACATTACCCCGCTCTCccgacgacagcagcgctgctctcctTTGACTGCGGCGTGTCCAACGCTGTGTGCATCCGCGACGGGGTGGACACGGTGCTTGACGAGCTGCGCGTTCGCTTTCGCGAGCTGCGGCTGTCTCTCCATGCGAAAGCAGCCTCTGCTTTCGCAGAGCTTCCGTGGACGCTGCGGGCAAGActctctctgcgctgcgTGTACACAGTCCCACACGGGTATTTGCTGTGCGTTCCAGCTGCGGAGCTAGAAGCACTGTTGCCAGTCAAGGACGCggccgacgaggacgacatGGGCGGTGACGACCGTGATGGCGATGCAGGCGAACCAGCGTCGtggcgcagcgacgacgcagaTAACGAGACCGTTGGCCCACTGAGTAGCGATGCTGCACCGCGTCCTCCTAGGGTGGGTGCTACCTTGCCTTCGTTCTCGCCTGCCGAGCGAGTCCGTTCCGTGATGGCAGACTCCTTCGGCTGGCGGCTTCATCACGCAACAGAGGCTGGCGAGTGCTGCTTCAAGTccgcggcgatggaggagctggacaCCTGGGTTGGCgacctgcagcggcgcgtgcagcagcgtgaggaGCAGGTCCGCCGCGAGCTGGACACGTCACTCCTGTACAACTCTCTCCATCTGCTGCGGCCCACTCGCGCGCTGGGGGAGTTGGACTGCCTGTTGAGCTTTGCTCGCGTGTCGGCGCAGGAGGGGTGGTGTCGGCCGGACATTGTGGCGCCGGGTGCTGGCTTTACTGCGCCACATGGAAAGACAGGGGAGGAGGTCGACGAGGGAATTCTCGAGATCGAGGATGGCTGGCACCCGCTTCTCTCGCGACATGTGGgcatgcagcagctcgtccCATTTtcgctccacctccgcacCTCGACCGACCGTGTTTGTTTGGTGCTTGGCgtcaacggcagcggcaagtcGGTGCTGATGGGGGCCGTGGCGCAGATCGTGTTTCTCGCCCATTTGGGGTGCCACGTGCCAGCGGTCACAGCACGGCTGAGCCTGGTCAACAGCATTTTCGCCCCATCGTCGTCTGTATTTgcatcgtcctcctccgtaCCACCGCCTTCGGCCTGGTTGGCTGCCGACgtagccgccgcggcgccgggCAGCTTCTACGGCGAGTGCGTGGCGCTTCATCGTGTGTTGCACTTCGTCGCTggccagcagcgcgcacgcCAGGCATTTCACGGCAACGCCTTTGATGGAAGCCACATGGCGGGACGGGCACTTGTGCTGCTCGACGAGTTCGGACGCGGCACCTCCCCAGAGGATGGATGTGCCCTACTGAAGGCAACTCTGCGGTACTTCGCGGACGGAGGTGTGGGCTGCGGTGGTAGGCAGCATGTCAGCTCCAGTGCGCCGCTCGTCCTCTGCGCTACTCATCTTGTCGAAATGCTGGACCTACCGGGGCAACGCGCCGCACCTGGGCTTCCTACCCTCAGTGACACCTTTGactgcggagcagcggcggtggtggctcACAGTGGCCAAGGCACTGTTGCGGAACGCacagacgctgctgccgcgggtgTGCCTGCGCCTAGTGAACCTTCAGCGCACGAAAACCAGCGGAGGCCCGaccctctcacacacacagcagaTATCCCGCTTCCCCTGGAGTGGGTGAAGATTTACGAGATGGAGACCCACGCAACTTACGCCGCCGATCAAGATGGCCTGACTGTTACCGAGAGCTTACGTGCTGGCAATGATAAGCCGATCCCGCTGCTGGTCGCAGGCGATAGCGGCGCCCCATTGCCACTGGACGTGACCCCGACGTACCAGCCTGTCTGCCTTACGCCTCACCCCGGACCGCGTCGACAACAGGACTGGGAACAGCATTGCAGTATTCATCTGGGTGCCGGGCCCGCTATTGGGCGTCAGTGCGGCCTTGATGAGGAGTTGCTAAGTTGCTGGGAGGAGAccctgcgcgtgctgcatcGCTTGCCATGA